One Nicotiana sylvestris chromosome 12, ASM39365v2, whole genome shotgun sequence genomic window carries:
- the LOC138883937 gene encoding uncharacterized protein: MAMRSVTLEVPANHSLLRKTGRADVWLKPLIRDIEKKKMESHNCLTVMNDIVHSTLKGTIEELQESRNLLEQQNRGLTSELATAKVSSSQFKRDKELLECSLSEELSKASEEVRELKALLAKKEEYAGELVQSLTQAQVDLQTSSDEIRALKSSHASLEASLDSHLAEHQILKNDLAMWEREYGLLEENFNIEKSQQPIDTPSPALDAPGMEELLNEEVATAAIGVAIPAPEGETSMTQSMEAEAPVTLASLGDFNIPSPIQIAHITAPS, from the exons atggctatgagaagtgttactcttgaagttcctgccaaccatagccttttgagaaagactggtagagctgatgtttggctcaaGCCTCTAATcagagatattgagaagaagaagatggagagccacaaCTGCCTGACtgtgatgaatgacatagttcattctactttgaag gggaccatagaagagttgcaagaaagtagaaatcTCCTGGAACAGCAAAATcgtggtttgacttctgaactAGCAACTGCCAAGGtttcttcaagccaatttaaaaGAGATAAAGAGCTTTTGGAGTGCTCATTGTCAGAAGAATTatcaaaggctagtgaagaagtcagggagcttaaggcacttttagccaagaaagaagagtatgcaggagaattagtgcaaagcttgactcaagctcaagttgacttacAGACCTCCTCTGATGAGATTCGagctttgaagagttctcatgcctcccttgaagcttcccttgattcccatttagctgaacaCCAAATATTGaagaacgatcttgctatgtgggaaagggagtatggacttctggaggagaacttcaacatagag aaaagtcaacaacctattgatactccttctcctgcacttgacGCTCCTGGAATGgaagagcttttaaatgaagaagtggctactgcggcaattggagttgcaattccggctcccgagggtgaaacttctatgacacagtccatggaagctgaagctcccgtgactcttgcttccctcgGTGATTTTAACATTCCAAGCCCAATTCAAATTGCTCATATTACTGCTCCCTCATAA
- the LOC138883938 gene encoding secreted RxLR effector protein 161-like: protein MEILRKKQGFIISQRQFTLELLREFDSSGAAVSYSLDPYCKLHAEFGPPLTDPIVYCRIIGKLNYLTNTILDLFFTVLSISQYMQRPLLSHFSAALHVLRYFHVNPAQGIFLSADPSFDLLALCDADWAACRDSRRFVSGFFITLRGSPISWKSKKQVSMSLSSTEAEYRSMRKVTAKITWLVRLLRDLSILRLFLSPFILIAKPPFI from the coding sequence ATGGAAATTCTACGAAAAAAGCAGGGATTCATAATTAGTCAAAGACAATTCACCTTAGAATTGTTGAGAGAGTTTGATTCTTCTGGTGCAGCAGTGTCCTATTCCCTTGATCCTTATTGCAAGTTACATGCAGAGTTTGGTCCTCCCTTGACAGATCCTATTGTTTACTGTCGGATCATTGGAAAGCTTAATTACCTCACTAATACAATACTGGATTTGTTTTTTACCGTTTTGAGTATTAGTCAATACATGCAAAGACCCCTTCTTTCACATTTTTCTGCTGCTTTGCATGTCTTACGGTATTTTCATGTAAATCCTGCTCAAGGAATTTTCTTATCAGCAGATCCTTCTTTTGATTTGCTTGCATTGTGCGATGCCGATTGGGCTGCGTGTCGAGATTCACGTAGATTTGTGAGTGGATTCTTCATTACTCTAAGGGGTTCTCCTATCTCGTGGAAGTCCAAAAAGCAGGTCTCCATGTCCCTTTCTTCCACCGAGGCGGAATACAGATCTATGAGAAAAGTTACTGCTAAGATCACCTGGTTGGTGCGTCTGCTCCGAGATCTCTCCATTCTCCGACTCTTCCTGTCCCCATTCATTCTGATAGCCAAGCCACCATTCATATAG